A stretch of the Synechocystis sp. PCC 7338 genome encodes the following:
- the hisS gene encoding histidine--tRNA ligase: MGAIQAIRGTRDIVPPETNYWQWVEAIAKRILDRALYQEIRTPIFEQTTLFERGIGEATDVVGKEMYSFTDRGDRPITLRPEGTAGVVRAYIEQNLQAAGAVQRLWYTGPMFRYERPQAGRQRQFHQLGVEVLGSADPRADVEVIALGTDILKALGLSNLSLALNSVGNGGDRQRYREALIAYLTPFKNELDPDSQDRLDRNPLRILDSKAKRTQEIVQDAPSILEHLGPDSQRHFDQVQQLLTDLGIAYQLTPTLVRGLDYYTHTAFEIQSSDLGAQATVCGGGRYDGLVAELGGPVTPAVGWAMGLERLIILLQQMATPPVSGPDFYLISKGEEAEPQALILAQQLRNQGLTVALDLSASAFAKQFKRADKSGAIACLVLGEGEMATGTVQLKWLASKAQETLQLEDLMGDIAELKQRLAGHREK; encoded by the coding sequence ATGGGAGCTATCCAAGCCATTCGTGGAACCCGTGACATTGTGCCCCCGGAAACCAACTATTGGCAATGGGTAGAGGCGATCGCCAAACGCATTTTAGACCGGGCTTTATACCAAGAAATTCGCACCCCTATTTTTGAGCAGACCACTCTGTTTGAGCGGGGCATTGGGGAAGCCACCGACGTTGTGGGCAAAGAAATGTATAGTTTTACCGACCGGGGCGATCGCCCTATTACCCTAAGACCCGAAGGCACAGCGGGGGTGGTACGGGCTTATATTGAACAGAACTTACAGGCCGCTGGAGCAGTACAACGATTGTGGTATACCGGGCCTATGTTCCGCTACGAAAGACCCCAGGCCGGTCGGCAAAGACAATTCCATCAATTGGGGGTAGAAGTATTGGGCAGTGCCGATCCCAGGGCTGACGTGGAAGTGATTGCCTTAGGCACCGACATTCTCAAAGCCCTTGGATTGAGTAACCTTTCCCTCGCCTTAAATTCCGTTGGCAATGGCGGCGATCGCCAAAGATACCGGGAAGCTTTGATCGCCTACTTAACTCCTTTTAAAAATGAGCTAGACCCAGATTCCCAAGACCGGTTGGATCGCAATCCCCTCAGAATTTTGGATAGTAAAGCTAAACGTACCCAAGAAATTGTTCAGGATGCCCCCAGCATTTTGGAGCACCTAGGGCCAGACTCCCAACGCCACTTTGACCAAGTGCAACAACTACTGACGGATTTGGGCATTGCCTACCAACTTACCCCCACCCTGGTGCGGGGCTTGGATTACTACACCCACACTGCCTTCGAAATTCAATCCAGCGACTTGGGAGCGCAGGCCACGGTTTGCGGCGGCGGTCGTTACGACGGCTTAGTGGCGGAATTGGGCGGCCCCGTTACCCCTGCCGTTGGGTGGGCCATGGGATTGGAGCGGTTAATTATCCTTTTGCAACAAATGGCCACGCCCCCCGTTTCTGGCCCGGACTTTTACCTCATTTCCAAAGGAGAAGAAGCGGAACCCCAAGCCCTAATTTTGGCCCAGCAATTACGGAATCAAGGTCTTACCGTGGCCCTAGATCTGAGCGCCAGTGCCTTTGCCAAACAATTTAAACGGGCCGACAAATCCGGGGCGATCGCCTGTTTAGTGCTGGGGGAAGGGGAAATGGCAACGGGTACAGTTCAGCTTAAATGGCTGGCCAGTAAAGCCCAGGAAACCTTGCAATTAGAGGATTTAATGGGGGATATTGCGGAACTCAAACAACGTTTAGCGGGACATAGGGAAAAATAA
- a CDS encoding DUF29 domain-containing protein, which translates to MSTIYEHDLVLWAEATAQLLREKHWEAIDLPHLIEEIEDLGKSERSAIGFQMERIMVHLLKWQYQPQRRSDSWLDSINDGRSQIRRKIEDSPSLWNYPEEILEKEYARARREASRQTGLALNTFPESCPFAIDQVLEDWLPETESN; encoded by the coding sequence ATGTCAACTATCTACGAACATGATTTAGTACTTTGGGCCGAGGCAACAGCCCAATTATTGCGGGAAAAACATTGGGAAGCCATTGACTTGCCCCACCTAATTGAGGAGATAGAGGATTTGGGCAAAAGTGAGCGCAGTGCCATCGGTTTCCAAATGGAGCGCATCATGGTGCATCTACTGAAATGGCAATATCAACCCCAACGGCGATCAGATAGTTGGCTCGATTCTATTAATGATGGCCGCTCCCAAATCCGTCGCAAAATTGAAGATAGCCCTAGCTTATGGAACTATCCTGAAGAAATTCTGGAGAAGGAATATGCCAGGGCTCGGCGGGAAGCCTCCCGACAAACGGGGTTAGCCCTGAATACTTTTCCTGAATCGTGTCCTTTTGCCATTGACCAAGTGCTGGAAGATTGGCTACCGGAAACCGAGTCTAATTAA
- a CDS encoding serine/threonine-protein kinase, protein MWLKERYQAVKLIGQGGFGKTFLAIDHDKPSKPYCVIKQFCPQGSGTEGLAKAEQLFAEEAKRLDELGHHDQIPSLLAYFTIDGQQYLVQEYVEGQNLEEELEQFGPFDQHKIEQLLLDLLPVLNFIHQVPVIHRDIKPANIIRRTKDQKLVIVDFGAAKKITEKNQGVTGTQIGSVEYVAPEQLVGKPVTASDLYSLGVTCIYLLTSISPLNLFNSYEYEWVWRDYLVDNLVDEKLGKILDKMICTKIKERYKGVNDIIQHLYLYQKDSKIQPNVNSQFIRNQNNTYFDSEKFIFKCQQSRFLSELDQALIDSVANYFKLMIDKILRYHSDHNASYEEAEVLSRYYNDIENFLRKIKSRDDIQSIIDRVQRLKKMTDRYRHSSRKYQWSYGLEKNVLDKLRMIISNSKPNLVLVERPVRKKYSNLAYLTDLDKATVNKISDYLKDMTSKIIKYHKDHYASKPEAEVISRYYSNLSDYLKTVKEYGSLLAAIDSLNSLSFIISYYRHDSRKYQWCVNLESNALPPLKLILADLDPLFTQQLVKHPEAVVNNENQNKSVQKPGIIPAKIQDKYLSNRSISANFFLTFLLTFVSSYIYTRRWGGLVISVIIFGSVNILSGINDSSFAMFATNTFAFVDNSLAIKSAKKGLKILVIPRRFVKFTVSIAITKICQLSTNMI, encoded by the coding sequence TTGTGGCTTAAGGAACGTTATCAGGCGGTTAAGCTGATCGGCCAGGGTGGCTTTGGCAAAACGTTTTTGGCGATCGACCACGATAAACCATCTAAACCCTACTGTGTAATTAAGCAATTTTGCCCCCAGGGGTCAGGTACGGAAGGATTAGCCAAAGCAGAGCAGTTATTTGCCGAAGAAGCGAAACGGCTAGATGAGTTGGGACACCATGACCAAATTCCATCGTTGTTAGCTTATTTCACTATTGATGGACAGCAGTATTTGGTTCAAGAGTATGTTGAGGGTCAAAATCTGGAGGAAGAGTTAGAACAGTTTGGACCGTTTGACCAGCATAAGATTGAGCAGTTATTACTAGACTTACTACCAGTACTTAATTTTATCCACCAGGTACCAGTTATACACCGTGACATTAAACCTGCCAATATTATTCGTCGAACAAAGGATCAGAAATTAGTAATAGTGGATTTTGGTGCCGCTAAAAAAATTACTGAAAAAAATCAAGGAGTTACAGGTACTCAAATTGGTTCTGTGGAATATGTTGCGCCGGAACAGTTGGTTGGTAAACCAGTTACAGCCAGCGATCTATACAGTCTTGGAGTCACTTGTATTTATTTGCTGACAAGTATTTCGCCCCTCAATTTATTCAACAGTTATGAATATGAATGGGTGTGGAGGGACTACCTGGTTGATAATCTTGTTGATGAAAAACTAGGCAAGATTCTAGACAAGATGATTTGCACTAAAATAAAAGAAAGATACAAAGGAGTTAATGATATTATTCAGCACTTATATCTTTATCAAAAAGACTCAAAAATACAACCAAATGTCAATAGCCAATTTATAAGAAATCAAAATAACACTTATTTTGATTCAGAAAAATTTATATTTAAATGTCAGCAATCAAGATTTTTGTCGGAACTAGACCAGGCTCTGATCGACAGTGTGGCAAATTACTTTAAACTCATGATCGATAAAATTTTACGTTATCATTCAGATCATAATGCTTCCTATGAGGAAGCTGAAGTGTTGTCAAGATATTACAATGACATTGAGAACTTTTTACGAAAAATCAAGTCAAGAGATGATATTCAATCAATAATTGATCGTGTTCAAAGATTAAAAAAAATGACGGATAGATATCGTCACAGTAGTAGAAAATATCAATGGAGTTATGGACTAGAAAAAAATGTTTTGGATAAACTAAGGATGATTATATCTAATTCAAAACCGAATCTAGTACTAGTTGAACGTCCTGTTAGAAAAAAATATTCCAATTTAGCTTATTTGACAGACTTAGATAAAGCAACTGTTAATAAAATCAGCGATTATCTAAAAGATATGACAAGCAAAATTATAAAATATCATAAAGATCATTATGCTTCTAAGCCTGAAGCTGAAGTAATTTCTCGATATTACTCAAATCTCAGTGATTACTTGAAAACAGTGAAGGAGTATGGATCTTTATTAGCCGCTATTGATAGCTTAAACAGTCTGTCTTTCATAATCTCTTACTACAGGCATGATTCAAGAAAATACCAATGGTGCGTAAATCTAGAAAGTAATGCTTTGCCCCCATTGAAGTTAATTCTTGCCGACTTAGATCCTCTTTTTACACAGCAGTTGGTCAAACATCCCGAAGCAGTTGTTAACAATGAGAATCAAAATAAATCTGTTCAAAAACCTGGTATTATTCCAGCTAAAATACAAGATAAATATTTGTCGAATCGCTCAATTTCAGCTAATTTCTTTTTGACTTTTTTGCTGACTTTTGTCTCATCTTATATTTACACGAGAAGATGGGGCGGCTTAGTTATCTCGGTAATTATTTTTGGTTCTGTCAATATTCTATCTGGAATAAATGATTCTAGTTTTGCTATGTTTGCGACTAACACTTTTGCTTTTGTTGATAATTCATTGGCAATAAAAAGTGCAAAAAAAGGATTAAAAATCCTTGTAATTCCTAGAAGATTTGTAAAATTTACGGTATCCATTGCCATCACAAAGATATGTCAACTATCTACGAACATGATTTAG
- a CDS encoding ABC transporter permease translates to MRNPLRWLQNDDLAYVVQRLIEGLITLLLASLLSFAIIQLAPGSYLDTLQQNPKISPETIQQLKVQFGLDQPWYVQYWRWLTQVLTRFNFGESFVYNRSVASLLIERIPATLLLAITSIILTWAIAIPLGIVGAVQQNTLLDRGLRVISYIGQGFPSFITALLLLFLAQSVSPLLPVGDMTSIDFAEFSWPHKVWDVAWHMILPTLALSITSFAGLQRLMRGQLLDVLRQDYIQTARAKGLPENRVIYVHALRNAINPLITILGFEFASLLSGAFIAEFFFNWPGLGRLILQAVTAQDLYLVMGSLMMGATLLILGNLLADLLLKFTDPRIQLADLK, encoded by the coding sequence ATGCGTAATCCCCTCCGTTGGCTCCAAAATGACGACTTAGCCTATGTTGTCCAGCGGTTAATAGAAGGACTGATTACCTTACTACTGGCATCCCTATTAAGCTTTGCCATTATCCAGTTGGCCCCCGGCAGTTACCTCGATACCCTCCAGCAAAATCCAAAAATTTCCCCGGAAACCATCCAACAACTCAAGGTTCAGTTTGGCTTGGATCAACCCTGGTATGTGCAATATTGGCGCTGGCTGACCCAAGTGCTTACCCGTTTCAATTTTGGTGAAAGCTTTGTCTATAACCGTTCCGTTGCTTCTCTACTGATAGAACGGATTCCCGCCACCTTGCTACTGGCAATAACTTCTATCATTCTCACCTGGGCGATCGCCATTCCTTTGGGTATTGTGGGTGCTGTTCAGCAAAATACGTTGTTAGATCGAGGTTTGCGGGTAATCAGCTATATCGGCCAAGGATTTCCTAGCTTTATCACTGCCCTACTCCTATTATTTCTTGCCCAATCCGTATCGCCCCTGTTGCCAGTGGGAGACATGACCAGCATTGATTTTGCCGAATTTTCTTGGCCCCATAAGGTCTGGGATGTGGCTTGGCACATGATTTTACCTACTCTCGCTCTGAGTATCACCAGTTTTGCAGGATTACAAAGGTTGATGCGAGGCCAACTGCTGGACGTGTTACGCCAGGACTATATTCAAACTGCCAGGGCCAAAGGTTTGCCGGAAAATCGGGTCATTTACGTCCACGCCCTTCGTAATGCCATCAATCCCCTGATCACCATTCTGGGTTTTGAATTTGCCAGTTTGCTCAGTGGTGCTTTCATCGCGGAATTTTTCTTCAATTGGCCAGGCCTAGGTCGATTAATTCTCCAGGCGGTCACCGCCCAGGATCTTTATCTAGTAATGGGCAGTTTAATGATGGGGGCAACTCTTCTTATTCTTGGTAATCTTCTGGCCGATCTATTGCTGAAGTTCACCGATCCCCGCATTCAGTTGGCAGACCTAAAATAG
- a CDS encoding DUF2808 domain-containing protein — protein sequence MTQVLSTRLRKGFGLAIALGLVLTQSYGSCGPQMGVAGAGELPGGVLFFSSPPQLMDSATTFNAVSIPAAKYYFTISLPEQAGEPLDRVVFQQQPNPDPINFYPDQSFAFLGDRHHRGTQVALESVDWDRSTGKITVTFTQAIPPGEIVTIGLKPWKNPDVPGVYQFRVFALPPGENSQAMDLGVARFQFYRGGTW from the coding sequence ATGACACAAGTACTTTCGACCAGATTAAGAAAGGGCTTCGGCCTGGCGATCGCCCTTGGGCTGGTTTTGACTCAGTCCTATGGGAGTTGCGGACCGCAGATGGGCGTTGCGGGAGCGGGGGAATTGCCAGGGGGAGTACTGTTTTTCAGTAGTCCTCCGCAGTTGATGGATAGCGCCACTACTTTTAATGCGGTTTCCATTCCGGCGGCGAAGTATTATTTCACCATTTCCCTGCCGGAGCAGGCCGGAGAACCCCTCGACAGGGTTGTTTTTCAACAGCAACCTAACCCAGATCCGATTAATTTTTACCCTGATCAAAGCTTTGCCTTCTTAGGCGATCGCCACCATCGGGGGACGCAGGTGGCTCTTGAGTCGGTGGACTGGGACAGAAGTACGGGAAAAATCACTGTAACGTTTACCCAAGCCATCCCCCCTGGAGAAATTGTCACCATTGGTCTGAAGCCCTGGAAGAATCCTGATGTGCCGGGAGTTTACCAATTTCGAGTTTTTGCTTTACCACCGGGGGAAAATTCCCAAGCGATGGATTTGGGAGTGGCCCGCTTTCAGTTTTATCGAGGTGGAACTTGGTAA
- a CDS encoding saccharopine dehydrogenase-like oxidoreductase yields the protein MGSSSSAPLRVGILGFGGLGQAAARLLAPKREMVLVAIADRHGYLYNAGGIDVDNAVQAYTQQGSVGKTDKGQMSEQSIEDLIGEGEVDGYFLALPNLPNTFMADVTRQFIISGWQGVLVDALKRTSAVEQLLGLRDDLAQAGITYMTGCGATPGLLTAAAAVAAQSFQEIHQVKITFGVGIANWEAYRATIREDIAHMPGYNVDKAQAMTDEEVAALLDQTDGILALEDMEHADDIMLELAGICHRDQVTVGGVVDTRNPKKPLSTHVKITGRTFEGKISTHTFTLGDETSMAANVCGPAFGYLKAGYGLHRQGSMGLFTAADVMPKFVR from the coding sequence ATGGGGAGTTCTTCTTCTGCGCCTTTAAGGGTTGGCATTCTTGGTTTTGGAGGTTTAGGGCAAGCGGCGGCTAGGCTTTTAGCCCCTAAAAGAGAAATGGTGTTGGTGGCGATCGCCGATCGCCATGGGTATCTATATAATGCTGGTGGCATTGATGTGGATAATGCGGTGCAGGCCTATACTCAGCAGGGTTCCGTGGGTAAGACCGACAAGGGACAAATGAGTGAGCAGAGTATTGAAGACTTAATCGGTGAGGGGGAGGTGGATGGTTACTTCTTGGCGTTGCCTAATTTGCCCAATACTTTTATGGCAGATGTGACTAGGCAATTTATTATCTCTGGCTGGCAGGGAGTATTGGTAGATGCGCTAAAACGCACCAGTGCAGTGGAGCAGTTATTAGGGTTACGGGATGATTTGGCCCAGGCAGGCATAACTTATATGACGGGTTGTGGAGCGACCCCAGGTTTACTAACGGCGGCGGCGGCGGTGGCAGCCCAAAGTTTCCAGGAAATTCACCAGGTAAAAATCACGTTTGGGGTGGGTATTGCTAATTGGGAGGCTTATCGGGCGACCATTCGAGAGGATATTGCCCATATGCCTGGGTACAATGTTGATAAGGCCCAGGCTATGACTGATGAAGAAGTGGCGGCTCTGTTGGATCAAACCGATGGCATTTTGGCGTTGGAGGATATGGAACATGCTGACGACATCATGTTGGAATTGGCGGGCATCTGTCACCGAGACCAAGTGACGGTGGGAGGCGTGGTAGATACCCGTAATCCGAAGAAGCCATTGAGTACCCATGTGAAAATTACAGGCAGAACTTTTGAGGGCAAAATTTCTACCCATACCTTTACTCTGGGGGATGAAACTAGCATGGCGGCCAATGTTTGCGGCCCAGCTTTTGGTTATTTAAAAGCGGGCTATGGCCTACACCGTCAAGGTTCAATGGGTTTATTCACGGCGGCTGATGTGATGCCCAAGTTTGTGCGGTAG
- the rpsU gene encoding 30S ribosomal protein S21, with product MTQVVVGQNEPIESALRRFKRQVAKAGIYTDFKKHQFFETPQEKHKRKEATRRRQRSRRR from the coding sequence ATGACTCAAGTTGTTGTAGGTCAAAACGAACCCATTGAATCCGCGCTACGCCGCTTTAAGCGCCAAGTTGCTAAAGCTGGCATCTATACAGATTTCAAAAAGCATCAATTTTTTGAAACGCCGCAGGAAAAACATAAACGCAAGGAAGCAACCCGCAGAAGACAGCGTTCCCGCCGTCGTTAG
- a CDS encoding ABC transporter ATP-binding protein, which yields MLCLNDVCYHPPAALHPILKDINLELAPQQLGLIIGPSGSGKTTLLEILSGLAEPTGGHIRWQTQELTPLHLQQLCGLVFQFPERHFCGGTLLEELRLGHPEVARSRIAETLQEVGLGHCPWNLSPQALSGGQQRRLSLAVQLIRQPNILLLDEPTAGLDWSMRQQLVSLLTKLKGHWGLLVVTHDPGELTAIADQCWRLEKGRLTPQVS from the coding sequence ATGCTGTGTTTAAACGACGTTTGCTACCATCCGCCCGCCGCCTTGCATCCCATTCTAAAAGATATCAATTTAGAATTAGCTCCCCAACAACTCGGTTTGATAATTGGCCCTAGTGGCTCTGGTAAAACTACTCTGTTAGAAATTCTTTCTGGTCTAGCGGAACCGACCGGCGGCCATATCCGTTGGCAAACCCAGGAGTTAACTCCTCTGCACCTCCAGCAGCTATGTGGTTTAGTGTTTCAGTTTCCGGAACGTCATTTCTGCGGTGGCACATTGCTAGAGGAATTGCGCTTGGGGCATCCGGAAGTTGCCCGCAGCCGTATTGCAGAAACTCTCCAAGAGGTTGGCCTAGGTCACTGCCCTTGGAATTTGTCGCCCCAGGCCCTTAGTGGCGGTCAGCAAAGACGACTGTCCTTAGCAGTGCAATTAATTCGTCAACCTAATATTCTTCTCCTCGACGAACCAACCGCTGGCTTAGATTGGTCGATGCGTCAACAATTGGTCAGTCTACTGACTAAATTAAAGGGTCATTGGGGACTCCTGGTTGTGACCCACGATCCAGGCGAACTAACAGCGATCGCCGATCAATGTTGGCGTTTAGAGAAAGGACGCTTAACTCCCCAAGTTTCCTGA
- a CDS encoding Sll0314/Alr1548 family TPR repeat-containing protein gives MLASLTRFTPMNLIRNRWAQVFTQSLLGVLIVGGTAWAGDPFRPSNPHNIGNQTEAAFEAIFRDGNYRGAEEILAVALQSEPNEPLVYAMQASFAYDANDMEGMRKYAQQTLESAQRLAPSDPLRGNLYIAVGHFLEGSYLLKKGSYLQAVGKTGTVFEHLDKASAINPNDPELNLLRGYLDLFLSRYTPFSQSEQVISRFEQYAAPDYLRYRALATTYRDLEKYDLAMANIDRALTITPDNPELQYLKGQFLRNEGRRSMDLGKLQQAQQYYALALEKQDQLSRALVVQLNHENNAVVDEIQKLAQNPSLKEF, from the coding sequence ATGTTGGCTTCCCTCACCCGTTTTACTCCGATGAATTTGATTCGTAATCGTTGGGCTCAAGTCTTTACCCAATCGCTATTAGGGGTCCTGATAGTTGGTGGTACTGCTTGGGCCGGGGATCCCTTTCGCCCCAGCAATCCCCATAACATTGGCAACCAAACAGAAGCTGCCTTTGAAGCAATTTTTCGCGATGGGAATTATCGAGGGGCAGAAGAAATTTTAGCTGTAGCTCTTCAATCCGAACCCAATGAACCACTGGTTTATGCCATGCAGGCTTCCTTTGCCTACGACGCCAATGATATGGAGGGAATGAGGAAATATGCCCAGCAAACCCTAGAGTCGGCCCAGCGCTTGGCCCCCAGCGATCCTTTACGGGGTAACTTATACATTGCTGTGGGTCATTTTCTAGAGGGTAGTTATCTGCTTAAAAAGGGTAGTTACTTACAAGCCGTAGGCAAAACAGGTACGGTATTCGAGCATCTAGACAAAGCCTCCGCCATTAATCCCAACGATCCAGAACTTAATCTTTTGCGGGGTTACTTGGATCTATTTTTATCCCGTTATACCCCCTTCAGCCAATCGGAACAGGTGATTAGCCGCTTTGAGCAGTATGCGGCACCTGATTATCTCCGTTACCGCGCCCTAGCCACCACCTATCGAGATTTGGAAAAGTACGACCTTGCCATGGCTAATATTGACCGGGCTTTGACCATAACTCCAGATAACCCTGAATTGCAATACTTAAAAGGGCAGTTTTTACGTAATGAGGGCCGCCGCAGTATGGATTTAGGCAAACTTCAACAGGCCCAGCAATACTACGCACTGGCCTTAGAAAAGCAGGATCAACTATCCCGGGCATTGGTGGTTCAACTTAACCATGAAAATAATGCAGTGGTAGATGAAATTCAAAAATTAGCCCAAAATCCTAGTCTTAAGGAGTTCTAA